The region CGAGAATTTCATTTCAATACCCTCACAACTTCGCCATCCGCGAGATTTTCCATTCCCTCTACAGCAATCTCGTCCCCTTTTTGTAAGGGGCCCGAGACCAATGCCTTGTTTTCATAAATCCCTTGCGGTTCTATTTTTAATTTGATAGCCCTTCCATCATGTATCTTGAATACATAAGGATTCTTTCCTTCGGGACCGATTATGCTCTTAATAGGAAGTGCAAAGAACCTACTCTTGATATATGCGGGGAATAAGACCTCGGCTCCTGACTCGTCAATGCTTCGCCCTTGAAATCTGAATCTTACCAATAAGTGATTTTCGCTCTTAGAGAGAATAGTTCCCGGCACAGGCGCAGAATTCGTTAAAGGCAATTTGACTTTTACCTGCGATCGTAACGCCACCGCAGATAATATCTCGGGAGGAACATCCACATTCAGATCAAACTCGGTCGATGCATCCGGAGAGAATTTATGCTTGGTTCTTCCGAAGGCGGGTATGATCTTACCGAAAGCCGAATATCCTTTTTCGGGAGCTATAGATTCGACCGCAATGACCTTAACAAATTGAGCGGTTAGACTCTTCTCCGACTCTTTCTTCTTGCAGCTCGCAAGAAGAGAAATGCAAAGAGATACGAGAAATGGAATTAGGAACGATTTAATTGTTTGCATTGTAAATCAAATGAAGTATACATTGTCTACTTCTCCGAATACAAGAGTCCCTGAATGGTGTAGACATTGTCTACTTTTTTATGCCAGAAAAGAAAAATAAACAGCAGTATCATCACGGCGATTTGAAGAGGGCCTGCATTCGCGCCGCCCTTAAAATCATACGAGAAAAAGGCGAACAAAGCCTTAGTTTACGGGAAGTCGCAAAAAAGCTCGGAGTCTCTCACGGTGCTCCTTATAAGCATTTTGCTTCAAAAGAAGAATTAATAGAGGAAATAGTTAACGAAGGGTTTCGATTGTTTTTGGAATATTTGATTCGATGGAGATCCGTCGAAAATCCAAAGATGGAGGTTTCTTGTAGAGTGATGGGTCACGCTTATTTGGATTTTTCTTTGGATCATCCGGATTTCTACGCAATGATGTTCGCTTATAAACATCCTTCCATTCAAAATAATATGCAAAATGAAGAGCAGTCACGTGAAACCTTTAAAGAGCTGGTAACTATGGTACAACTCATGCAAGAGAAAGAGATCTTTGCCAGCGAAGATCCTATAAAGGTGTCTGTGTTTATTTGGACAAGCCTCCACGGTTTTTGCTCCTTACTGCAGAATGACAAGCTAGACTTCTTAAAAATTGATAAGGCTTCTGCACACAAAGTTTTAGATGAGATCTTAGATAGGATGTTTCTCGCTCTTAAGCCGATTCAACACGGAAAGTAGACATCAGTTTAATTAGTAATATTATAAGATGACTTTAACCTGTGCACTCCAATTATGTATTTTCGGCCGAATACATAGACAAAACCGTTAATGCAAAACATCAAGATTTCCGCATATATTAGCGGACATGGTTTCGGCCATATCAGTAGATCTTTAGAAGCGATCAGTAATATCCTTCTCCAAAGAGAAGATTGGTCAGTGCATATCATCTCTCCCAGAGGAGAGGAATTTGCGAGATCCTTAGATGATAAAGGGATCTGGGGAAAAATAAAGAATAGAGTCAGCTTCGAGTCTGAAAGATCTGATGTGGGGATTATCCAAAGAGATTCTTTAGGAATGGACCTCGATGCCACAAAAGCAGAGATCGAAATCTTTCGTAAGAACAAAGACTCTTTTTTAGATAGGCAAATAAAATCACTCAAATCCCAAAAGCCGGATCTAATTTGGTCGGACTCTTCTTCTTTGCCCTTCTATTTATCATCTTCTTTGCATATACCTTCCTTATTTTTGGGCAACTTTACTTGGGATTATATTTACTCCGAGTATGAGGACAAGATTTTTCAATCCTTCGCGCAAGACTTGAAAGAAGAATATTCAAATTGCGATTTAGGACTAGTGCTTCCCCTATCCTGTCCGGTGACTTCTATAAAGAAGGTAAAAGAGATCGGCCTACTTGGGCGTAAGCCGAATTTAAATCGAGAAGAGGCTCGCAGATATTACGGCTTTGAAGAAGGAATAGAATATTATCTATTCTCTTTCGGAGCCTACGGGATAGATGCATCCCAACTCGACTGGAAGAATTGGGACCCTTCTAAAAAGAGGATTGTAGTCGGAGGAATGGAATGGAGCGGAAAAAACAATCTGGGAGTGATCTCCGTTCCTAAATGCCATTATCCGGATCTGCTTCGAGCCTGCGATTTCGTACTGACAAAGCCAGGCTATGGAATATTAAGCGAAGCCTATTTCGCAGGAACACCCATCCTTTATACTGATAGAGGTAACTTTCCGGAGTATCCTTATTTAGTGAAAGAGTTGGATTCGAAATTTAGATCTTCTTATATTTCTCATCAAGATCTGTATTCTTTTCATTGGGATGCTTCTTCTCAAAAAGCGAGAGAGATCCAACCTAAACAAGACCCTCGATTCGAAAAGAACACAATCCAAGAAATATTGAGTTCTATAGAAACGCTTATATCTTAAGCGTTCGAATACATTTAGATTACGAAATTCTTTTATACAATATCCTGACATAATGAACGAATCATCAACTAACGGCAGTGTGACACTCTGTAACTGGAATGAAGTCTAGTTATACTATAAAACTTTTTTTTCTTTTCATCCTTCCAAAAACTGTGTATTTTATTTCACCAAATGCTCTCGACAAACGGAGGGAATTATGTGGAAGGATAAGGTTCGTGGCAAAGTAGAGGAACTATTTGCAAAAGCAGGCGTGCAATTCGAAGGAAATTCCGAATGGGACATTCACGTTAAGGACGAAAGGGTCTTCGGAAAGATCTTAAGCGACGGCTCTCTCGGATTAGGAGAAGCCTATATGAATGGCTGGTTCGAATGCGAGCGGTTTGATGAGACTGTTCATCGGCTATTCAACAATGGAATCGAGAAAGCTGCAAAAGCTTGGGGGAATATATTTCTCTATCTACAAGCCATAGTGATCAACCAACAATCTAAAAGAAGAGCCTTTGTGATCGGAGAAAGACATTAT is a window of Leptospira semungkisensis DNA encoding:
- a CDS encoding efflux RND transporter periplasmic adaptor subunit, which translates into the protein MQTIKSFLIPFLVSLCISLLASCKKKESEKSLTAQFVKVIAVESIAPEKGYSAFGKIIPAFGRTKHKFSPDASTEFDLNVDVPPEILSAVALRSQVKVKLPLTNSAPVPGTILSKSENHLLVRFRFQGRSIDESGAEVLFPAYIKSRFFALPIKSIIGPEGKNPYVFKIHDGRAIKLKIEPQGIYENKALVSGPLQKGDEIAVEGMENLADGEVVRVLK
- a CDS encoding TetR/AcrR family transcriptional regulator — translated: MPEKKNKQQYHHGDLKRACIRAALKIIREKGEQSLSLREVAKKLGVSHGAPYKHFASKEELIEEIVNEGFRLFLEYLIRWRSVENPKMEVSCRVMGHAYLDFSLDHPDFYAMMFAYKHPSIQNNMQNEEQSRETFKELVTMVQLMQEKEIFASEDPIKVSVFIWTSLHGFCSLLQNDKLDFLKIDKASAHKVLDEILDRMFLALKPIQHGK
- a CDS encoding glycosyl transferase — protein: MQNIKISAYISGHGFGHISRSLEAISNILLQREDWSVHIISPRGEEFARSLDDKGIWGKIKNRVSFESERSDVGIIQRDSLGMDLDATKAEIEIFRKNKDSFLDRQIKSLKSQKPDLIWSDSSSLPFYLSSSLHIPSLFLGNFTWDYIYSEYEDKIFQSFAQDLKEEYSNCDLGLVLPLSCPVTSIKKVKEIGLLGRKPNLNREEARRYYGFEEGIEYYLFSFGAYGIDASQLDWKNWDPSKKRIVVGGMEWSGKNNLGVISVPKCHYPDLLRACDFVLTKPGYGILSEAYFAGTPILYTDRGNFPEYPYLVKELDSKFRSSYISHQDLYSFHWDASSQKAREIQPKQDPRFEKNTIQEILSSIETLIS